In a single window of the Geotrypetes seraphini chromosome 11, aGeoSer1.1, whole genome shotgun sequence genome:
- the LOC117345726 gene encoding protein-glutamine gamma-glutamyltransferase E-like — translation MTITITSPNDAIIGHYTMSAMTSGGSRELGKFTLLFNPWCAGDSVYLSDNRERQEYLLEEIGLIFVGTASQIESRRWDLGQFEDNILNICFHLLDRSINHRRNPGTDISRRNDPAYVGRVLSAMVNSNDDNGVLLGSWSGDYSAGKNPTSWNGSASILRQWQNSGFQPVKYAQCWVYAGVLCTVLRCLGIGARCITNFSSAHDTDKNLKIESYVDVNGMPAGMSNDSIWNFHVWVEGWFQRPDLGPSYDGWQVLDATPQETSDGIFCLGPTSVYAIKEGNVQLPFDGPFVFSEVNADYERFIVYDNGYTAKIHTDKSTVGKNISTKTVGSDGRMDITLNYKYLEGTSQERSAFQNALKMLHESPQFRAMSAQPSPASSAAPARNPHISGEIAWSGSPVVGDSITGTLTVKNLTGASKNVKVNRTATSISYTRREAQQIWKDSQSFILSDNEVKETDVIITYDMYKDHLTNDNMIQVTAVCEVDQEGCIVAEKVITLAQPPIVIKALGEAIKDKKLEIEVTIFNPLKEPLKDCILTAEGSGLTEKEVKMMWPGDLRSTWRYSEDNTSGDLERTSRGRSRVSKRGALRSWWSQCLCARVPSLNEREKIQLKFEIIPFKTGEKQLLVNFTSDKLRDIKGFEKINVTEPPPS, via the exons ATGACCATTACGATTACTTCTCCAAATGATGCAATCATTGGACACTATACTATGAGTGCCATGACCTCAGGGGGTTCCCGTGAACTAGGGAAATTCACCTTGCTCTTTAATCCTTGGTGTGCAG GTGATAGCGTTTATTTGTCCGACAACAGAGAACGGCAGGAGTACCTCCTGGAAGAGATTGGATTGATTTTTGTAGGAACTGCATCCCAAATAGAGAGCAGACGATGGGATTTGGGTCAG TTTGAAGATAATATTTTGAATATCTGCTTCCATTTGTTGGACCGGAGCATAAATCACCGTCGTAATCCCGGGACTGATATTTCCAGAAGGAATGATCCTGCCTACGTTGGTAGAGTGCTCAGTGCTATG GTCAACAGCAATGATGATAACGGAGTATTGCTCGGAAGCTGGAGCGGAGACTATTCAGCTGGGAAGAACCCAACCAGTTGGAATGGAAGCGCCTCCATCTTACGCCAGTGGCAAAACAGCGGCTTTCAGCCTGTCAAGTATGCGCAGTGCTGGGTCTATGCAGGGGTGTTATGCACAG TACTAAGATGTCTTGGAATCGGTGCCCGTTGCATCACAAACTTTTCCTCTGCCCACGACACCGATAAAAACTTGAAGATTGAATCTTATGTTGACGTGAATGGAATGCCTGCAGGCATGAGTAACGACAGCATTTG GAATTTTCATGTGTGGGTCGAAGGTTGGTTTCAACGACCTGACCTTGGACCATCCTATGATGGATGGCAAGTTTTGGATGCAACTCCTCAGGAGACTAGTGACG GTATATTCTGCCTTGGTCCCACCTCAGTGTACGCCATCAAGGAAGGAAACGTGCAACTCCCTTTTGACGGTCCGTTCGTGTTTTCTGAAGTGAATGCAGACTATGAACGTTTCATTGTATATGACAATGGCTATACAGCCAAAATCCATACCGACAAGAGCACAGTAGGGAAAAATATCAGTACAAAGACCGTGGGCTCTGATGGGCGGATGGACATTACACTTAATTATAAATATTTAGAAG GAACTAGCCAAGAGAGAAGTGCGTTTCAGAATGCTTTGAAGATGCTCCATGAAAGTCCTCAATTTAGAGCTATGTCAGCCCAGCCTAGCCCAGCGTCATCAGCCGCTCCGGCAAGAAATCCTCACATTTCTGGGGAGATTGCCTGGTCTGGGAGTCCTGTGGTTGGTGATAGCATCACGGGGACTTTGACCGTCAAGAACTTGACTGGTGCTTCAAAGAATGTAAAAGTAAACAGGACCGCCACTTCCATTTCCTATACCAGGAGAGAAGCACAGCAGATCTGGAAAGACTCGCAGTCATTTATCCTTTCTGATAATGAAG TGAAGGAAACCGATGTAATTATAACCTACGACATGTATAAAGACCATTTGACCAATGACAATATGATCCAAGTGACAGCTGTGTGTGAAGTTGATCAAGAGGGATGTATAGTAGCGGAGAAAGTCATCACCCTAGCGCAACCGCCCATCGTCATTAAG GCTCTTGGAGAAGCCATAAAAGACAAGAAACTTGAAATAGAGGTCACAATTTTCAACCCTCTTAAAGAGCCACTGAAGGATTGCATTCTAACTGCAGAAGGCAGCGGCTTGACTGAGAAGGAAGTCAAAATGAT GTGGCCTGGTGACTTGCGCTCAACCTGGAGATATTCGGAAGACAACACATCGGGAGACTTGGAGAGGACATCCCGGGGGCGAAGTAGAGTCAGCAAAAGAGGAGCACTGCGGTCATGGTGGTCTCAATGCCTCTGTGCAAG GGTACCATCGTTaaatgaaagagagaaaataCAACTCAAATTTGAAATCATACCCTTCAAGACAGGCGAAAAACAACTGTTGGTCAACTTTACAAGTGACAAGCTACGTGACATTAAAGGATTTGAGAAAATTAATGTGACAGAACCACCCCCGTCATAA